The Onychomys torridus chromosome 4, mOncTor1.1, whole genome shotgun sequence DNA window TGTGTTCCCAGTTCAAAGAAGTGAGTTTCAAATTCCTGCCcttctcctggctctgctccccaAAAAGGAAAATCCAGAGGTGGATTATTTATACAAGGAACCGTGGACACTCAGCTGAGTATTGGAGAAGCATTTGTCCATTGGGCACACACCACCTCTACCCACCCTAGTGCAAAAAGACAGAGCCCTGGGAACCAGTAAGGAAGGCTTGGATGGGGGTGGAGGAACCCCACCTGAATTTCCTTCTGAAATGAACTCAAGGTCTAGGGTACAAGATTCATGCTCAGCAGGCACCAAGACCAGAGCTGTAGATGTGAGGGCTGAGGTCTCCACCTTGTCACTGGGGTCATTGCAGACCTCGGCACCATGCTAACCCCGCGTGCACACTGGAGGTAGGTGTAGAATATTTACTGTAGGGAAGGGCAGCAGCTCTCTACCCACACGAGGAGGAACATGGGCTTTGTCAGTCCCTACCCCGAGGCTCTCAGCTCCACCCTAGCAAGTGGAGACCACCCCGGGAAAGGGCATGAGCACCCCCCTTGGAAGACTAAAGGACTCAGGGCACCTTTATAATTACCATATCATTAATTTCTTTCACCATGTTGAAACACACAGCAAGTTGAACACTCActtaaaaataaacctcaaactCTGTATATACAGTACAGTAGGGGGTGCAAACAGGAAGGGACATCAGTCCTGTTGTGGAGTCCACTTTCCAACTGCTGAGCAGAGCTCACCAACACTGTGGGCTGATTGAgtggagctggcaagatggcattCAGCTAATACTGGACTTGGCTCCCCTTTGATACCAGTTGGGGAAGGGGGGGGTGGGGACATCTGCCCAGGGATCCTTGTATCGGGAGCAAGAAAAGAGGCGAGCCATCAAAGAGGCCCGATATGGCAGGAGGGCTCATTTCACTAGCCAGCAGGCCTCTTGCTCGCCCGCCACTCCTGGTGGGCATTTGAAGGTGACCCAAAGGATCCTTCCCAGTCCAAGCTGGCTTTGCAGAAGAAGGGGTAGGTGTGGCAGGAGTCCCAGAGACAGAGACCTTCTTTCAGAGGAACCAGAACctaaacccaaacccaaacccaagtcAGCTGAGCAGGGAGTGGAGAGGTCAGTGAGATGACTGGATGGAAGTGCCATCCTGTCCCTCAGAGCACACAGCAGCTACTGGTGGAGGGCGAAGTTCTCAGTGAACACCAGTGTGAAGGAGCAGTGACCCTGGCTGCTTCCACGGTCAAGCCCAGGTCTCCACTTCTGATGCTGCTCTGCTACCTCTTGATGGGACCAGGCCAGGTCAGTGGTGTAGCCCTTGTAgcggaagatgggggtggggcctATCTGTACACGAGATGGGAGAACTGAGTGGATTTGTAGTTCAGCTGGTTGTTGGGCATGAACTTGTGCAGCTCGCTCTTTCTGCAGCAGGGGTCGTAGTGGTAAGCGCCAAGGCAGGCGTCGCAGGAGACTTTTGAACACTGGGTGCAGGTGTTAGTAGCACCCACACGGTTACAAAAGCCACAGCGGGAGGTGCCTGTGGTAGACGGCTTGGGCTTTAAGTGGACAGGTGGCAGCCGGTCAAGGCCCTGCGTCTGGCCCATATACTTCTCCCGCATAGGTGTCCCATGGATCAGGCTGTCGTGAGCAGAGGCCTTGCTAAGAAAGGCGCTGGGCTTGGAGCCTGAAGGACAGCCGAGTAGACTGTCACAGCGCTGGCAGAGGGAAGAGCTGCAAGACAGGCCACAGTTTTGGCACTTGGAGAGAGCAGACTCTTTGGTGGGGGGTGAACGCTTGTGGTAGATGGAGTGGGCATCGTTTTTGACTAGCCACACATCCGGCCGCAGAGCATCCTGTCTCCGGTAGGAGGCCCTGGGCTCCGAGTCTGTATACAAGTCCACGTCCTCCTGAGTGGAAAAGTACGTACTGCGCAGAAGGCCAAGGCCAGTGATGGGGGAGATGGGTGGAAGGTCATCAGGGCTACCATGGGGGGAGCTGGACATGGTCAGCAAGGATGGGGATGGGCGGATGATCTCGTCCTTCAGGTCATCCGCTACATCCATGGCCAAGGGCTCCTTTCGCAGACTCAGGGAGGCCTTGGAGGGGACCTTCCTGCTCTCCCAGTAACTGTCGTAGGCATCCACTGACCTGGAGGGTTTGGTCACTCGGGGCTTGTAGTAGTCCTTGGCTGCCCGCTCACTGGCTGACTTCTGGAGTGCCACGCGAGCTATGGAAGTGGTCAGGTGCTCCTTACTCTCAGCCCGTCGCCGCAGAGCATCTGAGCACCCATGCACGTCCTCTGTGCTGCTCTTGCGTTCagtcaccacatccagctccgAGTAGCCCTTGTCCTTCACCTGCGAGTGGATCCCCAGCATCTGCTCACATTCCACCTTGGCCAGGAAGAGCTCAAAGGAGACCATCTTCACCTGGAGGGACTCCACAAGCTCCTTGAGTTTGTACGCAGTTCCCAACTCAGGCTCGTAGCCCATGTACCTCAGAATGGCTCGGATGTCCTTCTCCAGCAATGTGGACTTGACATAGTAAACAAAAGGGCCTGTGTAGGTCTAAGGAGAAAgtgggcaaaaaaaaaacaaaacacaaaaacaaacaaaaaaaaaaaaaaaaaaaaaaaagaagcatgctACAGAGAAGCCTGTTCAAACCAAGTGCAGAGCGGGACCAGcagggagagggatggggagtCTCTGCCCATAGACCAGAAACAAGAGCATGCTAAATGCCCACCAAGCAAGGGACACATGTGGCCCCTATGAGGCCAACGAGGCCATCAGCTTTCTGTGTAGGCATGAAGGCTCTGTTCCATGAGGGAGCACAGGGGATAGCATTATAGGGGTGTGACACTAAGCCCGGAGAATGCCCCTTTCAGGCCTTTGCCAAAGTTTTAAGAACACActagggctggggatacagcttgGGATACAGCATGCACCATAGGTTTAATTCCCActacaacagacaaacaaatacacGCAACATGCCACAGTTCCAGCCTGGCTCGGGCAGCCTCTACTCGCTCCCTGCTCCCTGCTATGTAAAGTGCAGATTCTTCTTCCAACCCTCCACCCCCAACTGGGGCTTTGGTCCACACCAGCTCCCAGATGCTTGGAGCCCATGGGATGAGAACAGGGCCCATACACTCAGGAGGGAGCAGCAGGCAGAGTTGGCCACCCCACCTCACCTTGATGCTGCGGAATTCCTTCTTCCAGGGGAACAGGAAGAGGTTGATGGCCACGGTCTCTAGCATGCTGAAGGCGCAGTGCAGAGCGTTCAGGCTGGAGCTGTTCAGTGAGCGGAGAGAGCTCTCCACCACTTCATAAAACTGGATCAGCCGAAATCGATGCAAGGGGTCCGCTTTGTGCAGGCTGAGCAGGGTGGCAGCTCCCACTCGCAGGTACTCATCACTGCCAGGCTGCTGCTTGCCGGGGGTCGTGTCCACTTTGCCCTCATGGAACTGCACGTACTTCCGAAATAAATCATCCTTGTACTTCGTATCCATTGAACTGGGCTTCCCCAATCAAACCCAAAGGGCTACCTCATCTCCCCCATGGCTCTGGGACCGGAGACTGGCACATCACATGAAGAACTGGCATGGTGCCCATGAACCAGCACATGCTCTGAAAAGGGAGGAACAAGAAGCCATCACCCATCTGACTAGTCCCTACCCCAGCTTTGGAATGCTGAGGACAGCAAAGCCCAGAGCTGGCCCAGCTATGCGGCTCTTTAGTCCAGATGGTCCCCGTATGCTCTTCCACCTGGCACAGATATGGAACCCATACGTGGTACAAGGTGGTAAAAACCTACCAGGCCCTACAGCGCAGCAGCTCACAGGAGTGACTAATGCCCTGGAGGCAGGGTCAGGAAGCTGGGACACGCTTGGCCTTCGTGTCACAAAGGAGGAGTTTGGGAAAGCCCCGAGGCAGAGTTGAACCTGAAGCAGTGCCAGGCCGGGGTGTGACTCTGGAGGTTGCAGGAGGGAGGTGCTGAGCTGGCTCTGCAGAGCATGTCCTAGGCAAACTCCCTTACTCCTGAGCAAGTAGGGTCAGGAGCTACTGTGGCCCCTGAAGACAGGCAGCTATTGAGAAAACTACACAGGGTCACAAAGCTCCCAAGGTGAAGCCAAGGTCAGAGCCCAGGCAGGCTCCAGAGTCCAGGCCCAgcccaccacaccctgctttcctGGAGCAGGAAGGAGCTTGGCACCCACAGAAAGGAGGCTGCTAAAGGCCATGCAGCAAAAagggattggggggggggcagtactCACAGGACACCAACGACTGTCCTGATGGTGGGGGCTGGGGCTGCAGTGTGAGAGACCCTGGGCCCCACTCCCAGcagcacacacagggtttctgtgAATGGCCACATGAAGCCACTGAAGAGTTTAATTCAGGGTCTGAAGCGGGACTACAGAGACCAGGCGTCTACTGTCCCTTCACCTCAGAGGGCACCACAGCCTTCTGGGAGAAGAAAAGGTGCTGAGCTGGGGGCCGGTATGCACAGCAGCCCAGCAGCTCACAGGCAGCCTCAGGTAAACAGCAGCACTCACACGACCACACACTGCCGGCAAACATGGCTCAAAAGGGTACACAGGTACCAGTGAGGCAGTAAGGCTGGGGCTCCAAAGCCTGAGTTCAGAGCCCTGGTCCAAGACACTTGAGACAATCCCTCAACCCCTTGGCTCCTTTTCCTCATGAACCCTGATCAGCACACACAGCTCCACACAACATGGCCAAGTAAGGACTTGTGTGAGATGGTGACAGGACCTTCCGTGCCCTGGCAAGGTGCCCACTCTCAAGACAACAGGATCTCAAGAAGGCTCCAGTAGAGGGGGTGTAGACCACGCCTGACCCTTTCCTGGCCACAACCTCGGAGCATGGGTGGTGACCATCCTACTCTAAGCTAACCTCTGCAGCTGCCCAGGTGTGTAAGAGCTCACCCGTATCATTGAGCCTGTGggaggaaaaggggggggggggctggcctGTGGGATCCTCTACCAGATCTGTGCTCTGGCAACAATCACAAGGTCCACAGAACTACCCAGGCCTCAGTAAGCCACAGGTCAGGATCTCTGGTTTGGGGGGATGCCTGGTAGCATTAACAGTGGAGTAAGAGGTGGAACACACAGCAAAACTGGGGGTACACACTGGATGTAGGAGCACATTCTGGAGGTAAGACATGACAGTCTTGTACAGTGTGAGATTGGAACAAACAACAAATACTTGAGGACCCGAAAAGACCTTGAGGGCACCCAGCACTTTAGAAACAAATGGACTAAGAGCTCACAAAAGGCAAACACAGGACCCCAAAGATAAGTGCTAACTCCAGACCAAGGCCAAAGGCCCTCCGTGGTCACACTTGTCCGCACAGCAGTCTAACCTCCCTCTAAGCATCAGCCAGACCAGCCCTTGCTCCCTGGCTGTATCAGGCTGACTGTACAGCAGGGCTTGGCACACGCATTGGGTTTGTTGAtctttctctgactctttggtGACTGGCTCACCACAGCATGCAGGCCTCAGCTCCAACACAGCTGTCACTGCCGTGTCACACTGAGAAAATCCCACCTTCCCAGTCCCTCACTGCCATGTTACCCTGGTATAGCCATAATGTGAAATTATtggctttattctttttctagCTTCCTCTCAGTTTCTCCGCCGTAACCTGTAATTCCCATGAAGTCAGAGGTCACCACAGTACTTAGCATTGATGCAGTTTGAAGTGGGCATCAATACTACAGAGCAATGCGTGATGTAAGgagttcatgcacacacacagcgaCCCTTCAGTTTCTCAGCAAGTCACAAGAGGATGAGTTGCAAATATGGCATGTTATGCAACCTGAAGCTCAGGGTGAGCCTGTGCCCCGGACAACCCTGAAGTCCATATCCCACAAGTGTTTTACAAAGCACCTACATTCTGCCTGGCCTGGTCATGGGTGGGGGATAGGAATTGTAGAGGCCATCGGTGAAGAAGATAGCGTAAGACCAGTTCTACCTAGAACAGCTCAGCAGCCACATCCTCTCAATACAAACTCATTGCCAGCCAACGAGGATATCTGCAGCTGTTCCTGATAATAAGCACGGGTTTACCTATGAGAAGCTCCCTCCTGCTACTGAAGCAGGAACTGGTTTTTGTTAAGTTTGAAAACCAACAGGAATATCACATGGATGGGGggactcagtggtggagcacccgCCTTGCATGCCTGAGACCCTGGATCCCATCGGAAGCActagacatggtctcatgtagctcaagctgaccGCAAATTTGCTATACAGctgaggaagaccttgaacttctgatcctcctgccgcTGCTTTCCAGATGCTGAAGTAAAGTAAGAAGGGCTGGGGGCTAGAGACATGGTTAGGTACTCtggcagctcttgcagaggacccaggtttgattcccagcacccacatggcaacacacagaactgcctgtcactccagtcctaggggatctgatgccctcttctggcctctgcaggaactgcatgcacatggtgcacagacctacatacaggcaaacaccaatacacattaaATAAGACAGGCatggcccagcactcaggaagcagaggctggtgggtctctgtgagttcaaggccagcctgataatgagttccagaacagccagggctacatagaaacaGTCTTTTTGAGGACAGCAGTGGAGTGGCTACCATGCATCTTCCTGTACActgctttttttctctccatgAAGTCAGCCTTGAGCTTCAAGTACGTGATATTTTCAAAGTGAGCTATCCCCCTGCCTCACTCAGCTCAGAGGTGTTGTTTGGCAATGGCTCCTCACTCCACGACAAACAATGAAAAGAGAGCCACAGCTTCACTGGGTGCTCATAGCCCTAAAATAAGGGTGAGAGACACATATACGAAGAATCCTGAAGCTAAGAACAGTAGCAGCACATACCTAGAAATCCGTccctagggaggctgaggcaggaggactgccatgcACTTAAGCCAAGTCTGGACTACTCTCAAGAATGTCAAACAGGCTTAGTAGGGGAgggaaaaggcaaaagaaaattaatgcctgcaatcccagcactcagaaggttagACCAGGaagatctctaagagttcaaagccagcctagggtacagaataagaccctgtacctgtataaaaaaaaaaaaaatgaaagaggggcctggcggtggtggcacacatctttcatcccagcactcaggaggcagaggcaggcagatctctgtgagtttgagaccaacctggtctacaaagtgaattccaaaaaaggctccaaagctacactgggaaatcttgtctcaaaaaaaaaaaaaaagggttagggagatggttcagcagtacttcccacacaagcatgaagaactgagtttCAGCACTCAGCAGGGCACTGTGCACACTGTGgcaccagcactggggagcaaagacaggaggatcctgagagCCTGATGAAGAGCCAACCTAGAAAGAACAGGGGAGCTCCAGACTCAgtaagaaaccctgactcaaaaagtaaaagaagggctggagagatggctcagaggttaagagtactgactgctcttccagaggtcctgagttcaattcccagcaaccacatggtggctcacaaccatctgaaatgagatctggtgccctcttctggcctgcagtcatacatgctgtatacataataaataaataaatctttaaaaaaaaaaagtaaaatttaaaaataaataaagtgaaagaaaaagcTGGACAtttggcgcactcctttaatgggggaagggggactggagagattgctcagtggttaaagacacCTGCTCTTGCAGgaacctgtgtttgattcccagcaccgatacggtggctcacaactgtccataactctagttccaggggatctgacaccctcttctgacctctgtgggcacctggaaTGCCCAGAATGTGGACTGACACACATTCAAGCAAAATgctcacacacattttaaaaaattattttttttagtgggggagggaggctggagagatggctcagtggttaagagagccctggctgcttttacagaggacctggatttaatATGGGGGCTTAGTAGTCTGTCACTCCTAtcccagggggtctgacaccctcttcggGCCTCCAAGGCACACACATGCTCCATAGACAtgcatgaaggaaaaaaaagaaaccaaccacataaataaaaataaagaatgaaaaaaagtcTTAAAGTGCAGAGATAAAAAGGGATGTCATGCAACCTCTGGCTTCCTCTAAAGATACACGAACAATTGTGAAGACCCAAATACACCACACATAGTCAAACAATGAACAGAGACCTACTATGTTCCAAGTGATCAGACAAGCTCCCACTTCCATCACATCTCCCATTTCATCCTGACAGCAGCTGAGGAAACCAAGATGCACTCAACATCTCCAGCAGAGCCAAAAGGGCCAACAGGTCCTGAGGCCTGGCTCTTTTCCATGCAGCTCACTCATTTCTGGCTATAATCAGTATCAATCACAAAGGGGTCAGGATATGCAGATCCCTGTGCCGGCTGTTCAAAAATCAGTAAGATGAGTGGGACGGTgatagcgcacacctttaatcccagcactcgggaggcagaggcaggtggatctctgtgagttcgaggccagcctgggctacagagtgagttccagaaaaggcacaaagctacagagaaaccttgtctcgaaaaacaaaaaacaaaaaaatcagtaatatgCACAGGAAAACCCCAATATTAAAGAGGAAACTGAGCACAGACAGCCAACTCACTTGTCCTAAGTCACTGCGCCAAGAAGACTCTGAAATCTTACCAAATCTTCTGGAGTGGGCTCCTTGAAAGGCTCAATCAGTCAAATGTCCTGCGGCCAGGAATCTGAGTCTGATAGTAGCAAAACTGCCATCTTCCCACACCAAATGGGCTgggagatccaccagcctctttATGATGTAAGCTTAAGGGCCCAGGAGAGAGGCTGGCCAGAGACCAGCCAGTAGTAAGGCAGTTACATCATCCCTGCTGAGTACATTTCCTGAGAATACAGGCTGCCTTTGTGGCTGGCCCTAACTGGTGTCTTTTTTGAGCATAGAGCCAGcaatttattcccagcactctggaaaacacaacaacaacaacaacaacaacaaacacgtTCTCTGCAAACACAGCCTGGTTACAGGAGAGAGCAAGACAGCCCAGCGACAGAAGCTGTTAATTTCTCCAGGCAACCCAAAGACTGGAATGCCAAGCCATACCAGGCTGGCAGGCGGAAAATACAGCTCTGTGAATCTCCGgaacacagaagcagaaggatggatgcCTAGTGCCATCGGCTCTGGGTGGCACCTCCTGCACCCACAATCTGGACCTCTTTGTAAAGCAAATCAGAGAAGGCGAAGCTAGTGCACAGGCAGGGGGCTTTACCAACAATTATTCTTTAAACATCCAACGGGGAAAGCCCAACGCGTTTAAAGTTCAGCTGAATGGTACCCAAATAACCTGGGAAGTGGAGCATCGGTTCCCATGCTTTACCTCTGCTGGCCCGCCCATTCAAGCAGAATGTGCCCCCGTGGCAGCACTAATGGCAGACGCTATTTGGGTCCCAGTTCTCCAATCTACATGTTTACACAACCCTGGTTCAGCTTCAGCCTCCAAATAGGATCAGAGATGCGACTACACCTCTCTTTACCCAACCTCTATGCACTCACTGTAAGCAAGAG harbors:
- the Spata2 gene encoding spermatogenesis-associated protein 2 isoform X1, with the translated sequence MDTKYKDDLFRKYVQFHEGKVDTTPGKQQPGSDEYLRVGAATLLSLHKADPLHRFRLIQFYEVVESSLRSLNSSSLNALHCAFSMLETVAINLFLFPWKKEFRSIKTYTGPFVYYVKSTLLEKDIRAILRYMGYEPELGTAYKLKELVESLQVKMVSFELFLAKVECEQMLGIHSQVKDKGYSELDVVTERKSSTEDVHGCSDALRRRAESKEHLTTSIARVALQKSASERAAKDYYKPRVTKPSRSVDAYDSYWESRKVPSKASLSLRKEPLAMDVADDLKDEIIRPSPSLLTMSSSPHGSPDDLPPISPITGLGLLRSTYFSTQEDVDLYTDSEPRASYRRQDALRPDVWLVKNDAHSIYHKRSPPTKESALSKCQNCGLSCSSSLCQRCDSLLGCPSGSKPSAFLSKASAHDSLIHGTPMREKYMGQTQGLDRLPPVHLKPKPSTTGTSRCGFCNRVGATNTCTQCSKVSCDACLGAYHYDPCCRKSELHKFMPNNQLNYKSTQFSHLVYR
- the Spata2 gene encoding spermatogenesis-associated protein 2 isoform X2, producing MDTKYKDDLFRKYVQFHEGKVDTTPGKQQPGSDEYLRVGAATLLSLHKADPLHRFRLIQFYEVVESSLRSLNSSSLNALHCAFSMLETVAINLFLFPWKKEFRSIKSTLLEKDIRAILRYMGYEPELGTAYKLKELVESLQVKMVSFELFLAKVECEQMLGIHSQVKDKGYSELDVVTERKSSTEDVHGCSDALRRRAESKEHLTTSIARVALQKSASERAAKDYYKPRVTKPSRSVDAYDSYWESRKVPSKASLSLRKEPLAMDVADDLKDEIIRPSPSLLTMSSSPHGSPDDLPPISPITGLGLLRSTYFSTQEDVDLYTDSEPRASYRRQDALRPDVWLVKNDAHSIYHKRSPPTKESALSKCQNCGLSCSSSLCQRCDSLLGCPSGSKPSAFLSKASAHDSLIHGTPMREKYMGQTQGLDRLPPVHLKPKPSTTGTSRCGFCNRVGATNTCTQCSKVSCDACLGAYHYDPCCRKSELHKFMPNNQLNYKSTQFSHLVYR